A region of Streptomyces cinnamoneus DNA encodes the following proteins:
- a CDS encoding DUF4142 domain-containing protein, with amino-acid sequence MRSVRPTHATTAGLIRTLARWTRPEGGRPAAGRAVGTWLVVGALAATLVALLVPVSLFGSARPAAAAGPAWSDDGAGVQNTAFGPLSALDRDFVRKVRLAGLWEKPAGRLAQERGTTEDVRVAGEHLIGGHTELDRRSLDAGRVLGISLPDRPSAQQQGWLDQMDAARGTAFDRAFAQLVRAAHGKVFGLVALVRDRTGNSLVRELATRANTVVLDHITVLENTGQAGVPHTDPRPASPAGTPAMPQAPASPHDPAPSQDPASPQAPARQHSYEEVK; translated from the coding sequence ATGCGTTCCGTACGCCCGACCCATGCCACGACAGCGGGCCTGATCAGGACTTTGGCCCGGTGGACCCGTCCGGAGGGCGGAAGGCCCGCCGCCGGCCGGGCGGTGGGCACCTGGCTGGTGGTCGGAGCGCTCGCCGCGACGCTCGTGGCGCTGCTCGTGCCGGTGTCCCTGTTCGGCAGCGCCCGGCCGGCGGCCGCCGCCGGCCCCGCCTGGAGCGACGACGGCGCCGGCGTGCAGAACACCGCGTTCGGGCCGCTGTCGGCCCTGGACCGGGACTTCGTGCGCAAGGTGCGCCTCGCCGGGCTGTGGGAGAAACCCGCGGGCCGGCTGGCCCAGGAGCGCGGCACCACCGAGGACGTCCGCGTCGCGGGGGAACATCTCATCGGCGGTCACACGGAGTTGGACCGCCGTTCCCTCGACGCCGGGCGGGTGCTGGGCATCAGCCTGCCGGACCGGCCGTCCGCGCAGCAGCAGGGCTGGCTGGACCAGATGGACGCCGCCCGCGGCACCGCCTTCGACCGGGCCTTCGCCCAGCTGGTGCGCGCGGCGCACGGCAAGGTGTTCGGCCTGGTCGCGCTCGTACGGGACCGCACCGGCAACTCCCTGGTCCGGGAGCTGGCGACGCGCGCCAACACGGTCGTCCTCGACCACATCACCGTCCTGGAGAACACCGGACAGGCCGGCGTCCCCCACACCGATCCCCGGCCGGCCTCCCCGGCCGGGACCCCCGCCATGCCCCAGGCACCCGCCTCGCCGCACGATCCCGCCCCGTCGCAGGATCCTGCTTCCCCGCAGGCACCGGCGCGGCAGCACAGCTACGAGGAAGTGAAGTGA
- a CDS encoding DUF1996 domain-containing protein, with the protein MTPTTRHGHKRRVPVKVRALLATAALLLGGGGTALVAADASAGGTHRPAAGGAQEQAAATATTIACPDVGDRLQDVPAPARQQVSAGLAELDAQIARAYEKAAAPGGDSGAVLGELKQQRSTTIGRMADAIGEKSARPAELTELSACRTQQVRTDAARGASGAPVLGRPMPGGPSPADFADIRTAPARPRPATRAGGSAGTFTSACGRNENGHFNSDNVIVTPGVSNGAHHTHDYVGNLSTNAFSTDASLAAAGTTCTNGDLSTHYWPVLRLLDGKAAPDADKPGGGHDGNMGKVLRPSSVTLQFRGSPVAKVSAMPRFLRVITGDAKAFTSGPANANASWSCVGFEERQFKDKYPICPRGAEVVRTLAFQSCWDGRSTDSANHRTHVAFARQDGSCPRGFRAVPQLVQRITYQVPSGTPFAVDSFPEQLHKPVTDHGDFINVMPDALMAKAVACVNSGRRC; encoded by the coding sequence ATGACCCCCACGACACGACACGGCCACAAACGCCGCGTACCGGTGAAGGTGCGCGCGCTGCTCGCGACCGCGGCCCTGCTGCTGGGCGGCGGCGGTACGGCGCTGGTCGCCGCCGACGCCTCGGCCGGCGGAACCCACCGGCCGGCCGCGGGCGGTGCGCAGGAGCAGGCGGCGGCCACAGCGACGACCATCGCGTGTCCCGACGTCGGCGACCGCCTGCAGGACGTGCCCGCTCCCGCGCGGCAGCAGGTCTCCGCCGGCCTGGCGGAGCTCGACGCCCAGATCGCGCGGGCCTACGAGAAGGCCGCCGCGCCCGGCGGCGACAGCGGCGCCGTGCTGGGCGAGCTCAAACAGCAGCGTTCGACGACGATCGGGCGCATGGCCGACGCCATAGGCGAGAAGTCCGCACGGCCCGCCGAGCTGACGGAGCTGAGCGCCTGCCGGACCCAGCAGGTCCGCACCGACGCCGCCCGCGGCGCCTCCGGCGCCCCGGTGCTGGGGCGGCCCATGCCCGGTGGCCCCTCGCCCGCCGACTTCGCCGACATCCGCACCGCGCCCGCGAGGCCCCGGCCGGCCACGCGCGCCGGCGGCTCGGCCGGCACGTTCACCTCGGCGTGCGGGCGCAACGAGAACGGCCACTTCAACTCCGACAACGTCATCGTCACCCCGGGCGTGAGCAACGGCGCCCACCACACGCACGACTACGTGGGCAACCTCTCGACGAACGCCTTCTCCACCGACGCGAGCCTGGCCGCCGCGGGCACCACGTGCACCAACGGTGACCTGTCCACCCACTACTGGCCGGTCCTGCGGCTCCTGGACGGCAAGGCCGCACCGGACGCCGACAAGCCGGGCGGCGGCCACGACGGGAACATGGGCAAGGTGCTGCGGCCCTCCTCCGTGACGCTCCAGTTCCGGGGCAGCCCGGTGGCGAAGGTCTCCGCGATGCCGCGGTTCCTCCGGGTGATCACCGGGGACGCGAAGGCATTCACCAGCGGACCCGCCAACGCCAACGCCTCGTGGAGCTGCGTCGGCTTCGAGGAGCGCCAGTTCAAGGACAAGTACCCCATCTGCCCGCGGGGCGCGGAGGTGGTCCGCACGCTCGCCTTCCAGAGCTGCTGGGACGGCAGGTCGACGGACAGCGCCAACCACCGCACCCACGTCGCCTTCGCCCGTCAGGACGGGTCGTGCCCGCGCGGCTTCCGGGCCGTGCCACAGCTCGTGCAGCGCATCACCTACCAGGTGCCGTCGGGCACCCCGTTCGCCGTGGACAGCTTCCCCGAGCAGCTGCACAAGCCGGTCACGGACCACGGCGACTTCATCAACGTCATGCCGGACGCCCTCATGGCCAAGGCGGTGGCCTGCGTCAACAGCGGGCGCCGCTGCTGA
- a CDS encoding helix-turn-helix domain-containing protein, with the protein MLNRIWSRPRGEWTRVLRKELPAVAARLVEELLRSTPAFAEATERVGKDAARAAVEQALLLALGLPGRAAADRRPPRPPGPGALTGRGREAVVTPMPGGRARQALFAALAEDRCLPEEVLAQLAHRAGWPLPGRARAVVLAGTSSTEASHLALQLSDALGQGLLGTVDTDVCLLVPERGPGPESRSVLTAVLGGRAAAVGHAVPLADACSSLRWARRLLALNPAGADSGERLVFVDDHLSDLLLLQDETLARALAARWLGPLEGLTPRQSERLEVTLLAWLESGGAPEAARTLQVHPQTVRYRLRQIEKLFGPALREPRTRFELELALRSRRLLARSRRLRSRAQSRARVIGATVHPLGLARQARVNGL; encoded by the coding sequence ATGTTGAACCGCATCTGGTCACGGCCACGTGGTGAATGGACTCGCGTCCTCAGAAAGGAACTTCCCGCCGTCGCCGCACGGCTCGTCGAGGAACTGCTCCGCAGCACACCGGCGTTCGCCGAGGCCACGGAACGGGTCGGGAAGGACGCGGCGCGGGCGGCGGTCGAGCAGGCCCTGCTGCTGGCCCTCGGCCTGCCCGGCAGGGCGGCCGCCGACCGCCGGCCACCGCGGCCGCCGGGCCCCGGCGCCCTCACCGGACGGGGCCGCGAGGCCGTGGTCACCCCCATGCCGGGCGGCCGGGCGCGCCAGGCGCTGTTCGCCGCGCTCGCCGAGGACCGCTGCCTGCCCGAGGAGGTCCTCGCGCAGCTCGCGCACCGGGCCGGCTGGCCCCTGCCCGGCCGCGCCCGGGCCGTCGTCCTCGCCGGCACCTCCTCCACCGAGGCCTCCCACCTGGCCCTCCAGCTGTCGGACGCGCTCGGCCAGGGACTCCTCGGCACCGTCGACACGGACGTCTGCCTGCTGGTGCCCGAGCGCGGCCCCGGCCCCGAGTCCCGCTCCGTCCTGACGGCCGTGCTCGGCGGCCGCGCCGCCGCCGTCGGACACGCCGTGCCCCTGGCCGACGCCTGCTCCTCCCTGCGCTGGGCACGCCGGCTGCTGGCCCTGAACCCGGCCGGTGCCGACTCGGGGGAACGGCTCGTGTTCGTCGACGACCACCTCTCGGACCTGCTGCTCCTCCAGGACGAAACCCTCGCCCGCGCCCTGGCGGCCCGCTGGCTCGGCCCCCTCGAAGGGCTCACGCCCCGGCAGAGCGAGCGGCTCGAAGTGACGCTGCTGGCCTGGCTGGAGAGCGGCGGCGCGCCGGAGGCGGCCCGGACGCTCCAGGTCCACCCGCAGACCGTGCGGTACCGCCTCCGCCAGATCGAGAAGCTCTTCGGCCCCGCCCTGCGCGAGCCCCGCACCCGCTTCGAGCTGGAACTGGCGCTGCGCAGCCGGCGGCTGCTGGCCCGGTCCCGGCGGCTGCGCTCGCGGGCCCAGTCCCGCGCCCGCGTCATCGGCGCCACCGTCCACCCGCTGGGCCTCGCCCGCCAGGCCCGGGTCAACGGCCTGTGA
- a CDS encoding NADH-quinone oxidoreductase subunit NuoF family protein, whose amino-acid sequence MTGPVPTLAAVGPPRLLAGLDQRPWLDRAAHLALHGAQPALSAGELTELAKNVGLRGRGGAGFPFARKLGAVTDALRRTGGAAAVVVNGTEGEPGCLKDTALLLHVPHLVLDGALLAATALGAEEVAVGVTRADVEQSVSRAAAERGPDEVGVRVVRLPERFVTGEGTALVRGVGGGPALPSGRKVRSSESGLGGLPTLVSNTETFAQLAVAARLGVPGYRELGLPEEPGTVLLTVAGAHVVETPTGLPLPYALELCGTGPGQGVLVGGYHGAWLSADRARAATVSRESVAAAGAAFGAGALLPLPEATCPVGETTRVARWLAAETAGQCGPCFQGLPALAEQLLEAAQGGGRRALEGVRARMRAVERRGACAHPDGTARFVASSLAVFAEDFEAHAVSGGCGRPVLGALPLPPGARGAAAVTAARAVRPSPRERLLVDWTLCGGHGLCADLLPGLLRLGPDGYPERAAIPVPARMRQRALRAVRRCPALALRLETAE is encoded by the coding sequence GTGACCGGCCCCGTACCGACCCTGGCGGCCGTCGGCCCGCCCCGGCTGCTGGCCGGGCTCGACCAGCGGCCCTGGCTGGACCGCGCGGCGCACCTGGCCCTGCACGGCGCGCAACCGGCGCTGTCCGCCGGCGAGCTGACGGAGCTGGCGAAGAACGTCGGACTGCGCGGCCGCGGCGGCGCGGGGTTCCCCTTCGCCCGCAAGCTCGGGGCCGTCACCGACGCGTTGCGGCGCACCGGCGGTGCGGCGGCGGTCGTGGTCAACGGCACCGAAGGCGAGCCCGGTTGCCTCAAGGACACGGCGCTGCTGCTGCACGTGCCGCACCTCGTGCTCGACGGGGCGCTGCTGGCGGCCACGGCGCTCGGCGCGGAGGAGGTGGCCGTCGGGGTGACCCGGGCGGACGTCGAGCAGTCGGTGAGCCGTGCGGCGGCCGAACGGGGCCCGGACGAGGTGGGGGTCCGGGTGGTGCGGCTGCCGGAGCGGTTCGTCACCGGCGAGGGCACCGCCCTGGTGCGGGGCGTGGGCGGCGGCCCGGCGCTGCCGTCGGGGCGCAAGGTCCGCTCCAGTGAGAGCGGCCTGGGCGGCCTGCCGACGCTGGTGTCGAACACCGAGACGTTCGCGCAGCTCGCCGTCGCGGCCCGGCTGGGCGTTCCCGGATACCGCGAGCTGGGCCTGCCGGAGGAGCCCGGCACCGTCCTGCTGACCGTCGCCGGGGCACACGTGGTGGAGACGCCCACCGGGCTGCCCCTGCCGTACGCCCTCGAACTGTGCGGCACCGGCCCGGGACAGGGCGTGCTGGTGGGCGGCTACCACGGCGCCTGGCTGTCCGCCGACCGGGCCCGCGCGGCGACGGTCTCCCGTGAGTCCGTCGCCGCGGCAGGCGCCGCGTTCGGGGCGGGCGCGCTGCTGCCCCTGCCCGAAGCCACCTGCCCCGTGGGGGAGACGACACGGGTGGCGCGCTGGCTGGCGGCGGAGACGGCCGGGCAGTGCGGGCCCTGCTTCCAGGGACTCCCCGCGCTCGCCGAGCAGCTCCTGGAGGCCGCGCAGGGTGGCGGCCGGCGCGCCCTGGAGGGCGTACGGGCCCGGATGCGGGCGGTGGAGCGGCGCGGCGCCTGCGCGCACCCGGACGGCACCGCCCGCTTCGTCGCCTCCTCGCTCGCCGTCTTCGCCGAGGACTTCGAGGCGCACGCGGTGAGCGGCGGTTGCGGGCGGCCCGTCCTCGGTGCGCTGCCCCTGCCCCCGGGGGCGCGCGGCGCCGCGGCGGTCACCGCCGCCCGGGCGGTGCGGCCCTCGCCGCGCGAACGGCTCCTGGTGGACTGGACGCTGTGCGGCGGGCACGGGCTGTGCGCGGACCTGCTGCCCGGCCTGCTGCGGCTGGGCCCGGACGGCTATCCGGAACGGGCCGCCATCCCCGTGCCGGCGCGGATGAGGCAGCGCGCGCTGCGCGCGGTGCGGCGCTGCCCGGCCCTGGCGCTGCGCCTGGAGACCGCCGAATAA
- a CDS encoding SCO0930 family lipoprotein: MVNQRQAALAAGAITLMMLTAACGGSPSAKERQGDDVKPAANSSEAAKGYGYGAGAGAAGGYGAGDAQGAAAPGEPGGKLAVRETPDLGQFVTDGKGFTLYRFDKDSAKPPASRCDGDCAKAWPPVPAGEVSVSVGIDAGALGEVARSDGSKQLTLGGWPVYRYAKDTAPGDAKGQGVGGTWNALAPDGKKAGGKGEKKEQPAPEGVSVSDNAKLGKILVDGQGRTLYRFNKDSAWPMKFACTDACLETWKPAKPVDKASVKGVAEKLVTTVTRPDGTKQLAIDCWPVYWFTGDGKPGDVNGQGKQGLWFAVDDKGAKVTAAPAG; the protein is encoded by the coding sequence ATGGTCAACCAGCGACAGGCGGCCCTCGCGGCCGGCGCGATCACCCTGATGATGCTGACGGCCGCGTGCGGCGGCAGCCCGTCGGCGAAGGAGCGGCAGGGTGACGACGTCAAGCCCGCGGCGAACAGCTCGGAGGCGGCCAAGGGCTACGGCTACGGAGCCGGGGCGGGGGCCGCCGGCGGCTACGGCGCGGGCGATGCCCAGGGGGCGGCGGCCCCGGGTGAACCCGGCGGCAAACTGGCCGTCCGTGAGACACCGGACCTCGGTCAGTTCGTCACCGACGGAAAGGGCTTCACCCTCTACCGCTTCGACAAGGACTCGGCGAAACCGCCGGCCTCCCGGTGCGACGGTGACTGCGCCAAGGCCTGGCCTCCGGTCCCCGCGGGCGAGGTGTCGGTCTCCGTGGGGATCGACGCCGGCGCCCTCGGCGAGGTGGCCCGGTCCGACGGCAGCAAGCAGCTGACCCTGGGCGGCTGGCCGGTCTACCGCTACGCCAAGGACACGGCGCCCGGGGACGCCAAGGGCCAGGGCGTCGGCGGCACCTGGAACGCGCTCGCCCCCGACGGCAAGAAGGCGGGCGGAAAGGGCGAGAAGAAGGAGCAGCCCGCTCCCGAGGGCGTCTCGGTCTCCGACAACGCCAAGCTCGGCAAGATCCTGGTGGACGGTCAGGGCCGGACGCTCTACCGCTTCAACAAGGACAGCGCCTGGCCCATGAAGTTCGCCTGCACGGACGCCTGCCTGGAGACGTGGAAGCCCGCCAAGCCCGTGGACAAGGCCAGCGTCAAGGGCGTGGCGGAGAAGCTCGTCACGACCGTGACGCGGCCCGACGGCACCAAGCAGCTCGCCATCGACTGCTGGCCGGTGTACTGGTTCACCGGTGACGGCAAGCCGGGGGACGTCAACGGCCAGGGCAAGCAGGGACTGTGGTTCGCCGTCGACGACAAGGGCGCGAAGGTCACGGCCGCTCCGGCCGGCTGA
- a CDS encoding cation:proton antiporter: MDHTTALLIELGVIILGLGLLGRLAGRMGFSPIPLYLLAGLAFGNGGVRPLSASAGFVSAGADIGVILLLLLLGLEYSASELVTDLLTQYPSGAVDLVLNAVPGAVAAWLLGWGAVAAVALAGVTWVSSSGVIAKVLSDFGRVGDRETSAVLGVLVIEDLAMAVYLPLLTTLLAGLSPAAGGLALVTSLGTVAFALYVALRHGHLISRAVSCDNPEMLLLVVLGMTLFVAGVTQRLHVSAAVGAFLIGIALSDEVAEGARDLLSPLRDLFAAVFFVFFGLSTAPAAIPPVLAPALLLAAVTVVTKIATGWYAARRAGAPPAGRWRAGGALVARGEFSIVIAGLSAGVAPGLAPLATAYVVIMVTLGPLTARWTEPLARRLRRRAPEPPPPRAAPQPSGHAGTAPGKG; the protein is encoded by the coding sequence ATGGACCACACCACCGCTCTGCTCATCGAACTCGGCGTCATCATCCTCGGCCTGGGACTCCTCGGCCGCCTCGCCGGACGCATGGGCTTCTCCCCCATACCCCTCTACCTGCTCGCCGGCCTGGCCTTCGGGAACGGCGGCGTCCGCCCGCTCAGCGCCAGCGCGGGGTTCGTCTCCGCCGGCGCCGACATCGGCGTCATCCTCCTGCTGCTGCTCCTGGGCCTGGAGTACAGCGCCTCCGAGCTGGTCACCGACCTGCTGACCCAGTACCCCTCCGGCGCCGTCGACCTCGTCCTCAACGCCGTGCCGGGCGCCGTGGCCGCCTGGCTGCTGGGCTGGGGGGCGGTGGCCGCGGTCGCCCTGGCCGGCGTCACCTGGGTCTCCTCGTCCGGCGTCATCGCCAAGGTGCTGAGCGACTTCGGCCGCGTCGGCGACCGGGAGACCTCGGCCGTGCTCGGCGTCCTGGTCATCGAGGACCTCGCCATGGCCGTCTACCTCCCCCTGCTCACGACCCTGCTGGCCGGCCTGAGCCCGGCCGCGGGCGGCCTAGCCCTGGTGACGTCCCTGGGCACGGTCGCCTTCGCGCTCTACGTGGCCCTGCGCCACGGCCACCTCATCAGCCGCGCCGTCTCCTGCGACAACCCCGAGATGCTGCTGCTCGTCGTCCTGGGCATGACGCTCTTCGTCGCCGGCGTCACCCAGCGGCTGCACGTCTCCGCAGCGGTGGGCGCCTTCCTCATCGGCATCGCGCTGTCCGACGAGGTCGCCGAGGGCGCCCGCGACCTGCTGTCCCCGCTGCGCGACCTGTTCGCCGCCGTCTTCTTCGTCTTCTTCGGCCTGAGCACGGCTCCGGCCGCCATCCCGCCGGTTCTCGCCCCGGCGCTGCTGCTCGCCGCCGTCACCGTCGTCACGAAGATCGCCACCGGCTGGTACGCCGCGCGACGCGCCGGAGCCCCGCCCGCGGGCCGCTGGCGGGCGGGCGGTGCACTCGTGGCGCGCGGCGAGTTCTCGATCGTGATCGCGGGCCTGTCGGCGGGCGTCGCGCCGGGCCTCGCCCCCCTGGCCACCGCCTACGTCGTCATCATGGTCACGCTCGGCCCCCTCACGGCGCGCTGGACCGAACCCCTGGCCCGCCGCCTCCGCCGCCGGGCCCCCGAGCCCCCGCCGCCCCGGGCCGCCCCCCAGCCGTCCGGCCACGCCGGCACCGCCCCGGGCAAGGGCTGA
- a CDS encoding S8 family peptidase, producing the protein MATHRRTTRKRRLAIAISAATAATAGAATLLTLPAGAAAPAEGTVHGADVKGAVDGSYIVMLKDGKNGVAARSVSAESKDLAERYGGKLNRTYTSAVHGFSASGLDRDEAKRLAADPSVAMVVQNHRFSVNATQEAPPSWGLDRIDQAETKGDGKYAYPDGAGEGVTAYVIDTGVRISHKDFGGRASYGFDAIDNDDKAEDGNGHGTHVAGTIAGTTHGVAKKAKVVAVRVLDNQGSGTTEQVVAGIDWVTKNHKGPSVANLSLGGGVDEALDAAVQKAISSGVTFAVAAGNESSDAGKSSPARVKEAITVASTTKDDQQSDFSNFGSVVDLYAPGSDITSDWNDSDSGTKTISGTSMATPHVAGAAALYLGGHKDATPEQVAGALTQGATADKVTGPGAGTPNKLLKVVP; encoded by the coding sequence ATGGCAACTCACAGGCGCACGACGCGCAAGAGGCGTCTCGCGATAGCGATATCCGCCGCGACGGCCGCCACGGCCGGTGCCGCCACCCTGTTAACGCTTCCCGCAGGCGCCGCGGCGCCCGCGGAGGGCACCGTCCACGGCGCCGACGTCAAGGGCGCCGTCGACGGCAGCTACATCGTCATGCTGAAGGACGGCAAGAACGGCGTCGCGGCCCGGTCCGTCTCCGCGGAGAGCAAGGACCTCGCCGAACGCTACGGAGGCAAGCTCAACCGCACGTACACCTCGGCCGTCCACGGTTTCTCCGCCAGCGGACTCGACCGTGACGAGGCCAAGCGGCTCGCCGCCGACCCGTCGGTCGCCATGGTCGTCCAGAACCACCGCTTCAGCGTCAACGCCACCCAGGAGGCCCCACCCTCCTGGGGGCTGGACCGCATCGACCAGGCCGAGACCAAGGGTGACGGGAAGTACGCGTACCCCGACGGCGCCGGCGAGGGCGTCACGGCGTACGTCATCGACACCGGAGTCCGCATCAGCCACAAGGACTTCGGCGGCCGCGCCTCCTACGGCTTCGACGCCATCGACAACGACGACAAGGCCGAGGACGGCAACGGTCACGGCACGCACGTCGCGGGCACCATCGCCGGCACCACCCACGGCGTCGCCAAGAAGGCCAAGGTCGTGGCCGTCCGGGTGCTGGACAACCAGGGCTCCGGCACCACCGAGCAGGTCGTCGCCGGCATCGACTGGGTCACCAAGAACCACAAGGGTCCCTCCGTCGCCAACCTGAGCCTCGGCGGCGGGGTCGACGAGGCGCTCGACGCGGCTGTGCAGAAGGCCATCAGCTCGGGCGTCACCTTCGCCGTCGCGGCGGGCAACGAGTCCTCCGACGCGGGCAAGAGCTCGCCGGCGCGGGTGAAGGAGGCGATCACCGTCGCCTCCACCACCAAGGACGACCAGCAGTCCGACTTCTCCAACTTCGGCAGCGTCGTCGACCTGTACGCCCCCGGCTCGGACATCACGTCCGACTGGAACGACAGCGACTCCGGCACCAAGACCATCTCGGGCACGTCCATGGCCACCCCGCACGTCGCGGGTGCCGCCGCCCTCTACCTCGGCGGTCACAAGGACGCGACCCCGGAGCAGGTCGCGGGCGCGCTGACCCAGGGCGCCACGGCCGACAAGGTCACGGGCCCCGGCGCGGGCACGCCGAACAAGCTGCTCAAGGTCGTCCCGTAG
- a CDS encoding phosphocholine-specific phospholipase C codes for MAELNRRRFLQIAGATAGFAALSNSIDRAAAIPARRSSGTLKDVEHIVVLMQENRSFDHYFGSLKGVRGFGDPRPVTLAGGKSVWHQSDGTKDVLPYRPDAEDLGMQFIAGLNHDWAGGHRAWNQGKYDQWVPAKSAGTMAYLTREDIPFHYALADAFTVCDAYHCSFMGATDPNRYYLWTGHTGNDGKGGGPVLGNEEAGYDWTTYPERLERAGVSWKVYQDRGDGLDAAGSWGWIKDAYRGNYGDNSLLYFNRYRDAKPGDPLYDKARTGTDVKNGDGYFDILKADVKAGRLPQVSWIAAPEAFSEHPNWPANYGAWYISQVLDALTSHPEVWSKTALFITYDENDGYFDHVVPPFPPASADQGLSTVDTALDHFAGNGRYGAGPYGLGQRVPMIVVSPWSTGGYVCSEVFDHTSVIRFMERRFGVREPNISPWRRAICGDLTSAFDFRLGRTEPASLPDTAAYAPKDRERHPDYVPKPPAHPALPKQERGARPTRPLPYAPLTDGSANASTGRFTLTFSGGEKAGACFTVTSANRSDGPWTYTAEAGKKLSDTWNTAYSKGVYDLSVYGPNGFLRAFRGSGTTAGPEVTARHDARTGRVELTMANAGGTACHLTVTCAYGGRARTFTVPAGGRVVHAVELRSSKRWYDLSVVSDTDGTFLRRFAGHVENGEAGVSDPAIVTA; via the coding sequence ATGGCTGAACTCAACCGCCGGCGCTTCCTCCAGATAGCCGGCGCGACCGCGGGCTTCGCCGCACTGTCGAACAGCATCGACCGTGCCGCGGCCATTCCCGCCCGGCGCAGTTCCGGAACGCTCAAGGACGTCGAGCACATCGTCGTGCTCATGCAGGAGAACCGCTCCTTCGACCACTACTTCGGCTCGCTCAAGGGTGTCCGCGGCTTCGGCGACCCGCGACCGGTGACCCTGGCCGGCGGCAAGTCGGTCTGGCACCAGTCCGACGGCACCAAGGACGTCCTGCCCTACCGCCCGGACGCCGAGGACCTCGGCATGCAGTTCATCGCGGGCCTCAACCACGACTGGGCGGGCGGCCACCGGGCCTGGAACCAGGGGAAGTACGACCAGTGGGTCCCGGCCAAGTCGGCCGGGACCATGGCGTACCTGACGCGCGAGGACATACCGTTCCACTACGCGCTCGCCGACGCGTTCACCGTGTGCGACGCCTACCACTGCTCGTTCATGGGAGCCACCGACCCCAACCGCTACTACCTGTGGACGGGACACACCGGCAACGACGGCAAGGGCGGCGGCCCCGTCCTCGGCAACGAGGAGGCGGGCTACGACTGGACGACGTACCCGGAGCGCCTGGAGCGGGCCGGCGTGTCCTGGAAGGTCTACCAGGACCGGGGCGACGGCCTGGACGCGGCCGGGTCCTGGGGCTGGATCAAAGACGCCTACCGCGGCAACTACGGCGACAACTCCCTGCTCTACTTCAACCGTTACCGCGACGCCAAGCCCGGCGACCCGCTCTACGACAAGGCGCGCACCGGCACCGACGTCAAGAACGGCGACGGCTACTTCGACATCCTCAAGGCCGACGTCAAGGCGGGAAGGCTGCCGCAGGTCTCCTGGATCGCCGCCCCCGAGGCGTTCTCGGAGCACCCCAACTGGCCCGCCAACTACGGAGCCTGGTACATCTCCCAGGTGCTGGACGCGCTGACGTCGCATCCCGAGGTGTGGAGCAAGACGGCCCTGTTCATCACCTACGACGAGAACGACGGCTACTTCGACCACGTCGTCCCGCCCTTCCCGCCGGCTTCGGCCGACCAGGGTCTGTCCACGGTCGACACGGCGCTCGACCACTTCGCGGGCAACGGCCGTTACGGCGCCGGCCCCTACGGCCTCGGCCAGCGCGTCCCCATGATCGTGGTCTCCCCCTGGAGCACCGGCGGTTACGTCTGCTCCGAGGTCTTCGACCACACGTCCGTCATCCGCTTCATGGAACGCCGCTTCGGCGTGCGCGAGCCCAACATCTCGCCCTGGCGGCGCGCGATCTGCGGCGACCTCACCTCGGCCTTCGACTTCCGGCTCGGCCGCACGGAGCCCGCCTCGCTTCCGGACACCGCAGCCTACGCGCCCAAGGACCGCGAGCGGCACCCCGACTACGTGCCCAAGCCGCCCGCCCACCCCGCGCTGCCGAAGCAGGAGCGGGGAGCGCGCCCCACCCGCCCGCTGCCCTACGCACCGCTGACCGACGGGTCCGCGAACGCGTCCACCGGGCGCTTCACCCTCACCTTCAGCGGCGGCGAGAAGGCGGGGGCCTGCTTCACCGTGACGTCCGCCAACCGCTCGGACGGCCCCTGGACGTACACCGCCGAAGCCGGCAAGAAGCTCTCCGACACCTGGAACACCGCCTACTCGAAGGGCGTCTACGACCTCTCGGTGTACGGCCCGAACGGGTTCCTGCGCGCCTTCCGGGGATCCGGCACCACCGCCGGCCCGGAGGTGACCGCGCGCCATGACGCCCGTACCGGGCGCGTCGAACTGACCATGGCCAACGCGGGCGGTACCGCCTGTCACCTCACCGTCACCTGTGCTTACGGCGGCCGCGCGCGGACCTTCACGGTCCCGGCCGGGGGACGCGTGGTGCACGCGGTGGAGCTGCGGAGCAGCAAGCGCTGGTACGACCTGTCCGTGGTGTCCGACACGGACGGCACCTTCCTGCGCCGCTTCGCCGGACACGTCGAGAACGGCGAGGCGGGGGTGAGCGATCCGGCCATCGTCACGGCCTGA